From one Triticum aestivum cultivar Chinese Spring chromosome 4B, IWGSC CS RefSeq v2.1, whole genome shotgun sequence genomic stretch:
- the LOC123092347 gene encoding uncharacterized protein isoform X3, whose amino-acid sequence MLGEGARAVATHDTTVSVSPLVRTLAASFDEYGSHLGSPSLATMVEPELSGDLGGAFMASPVANGGGEAGCVLNVDSAPTPPFGRHGSGGSGRPPKKPAGRKPAAKACAAAASEELRGDLGEVLVSVGAGAKAKRSKATPVPQRPERSVQGQAGRSFFPGERSAPHRRQEPGGLRIEEERSVQV is encoded by the exons ATGCTTGGTGAGGGCGCGCGGGCCGTGGCTACACATGACACTACTGTTAGTGTCTCTCCGCTGGTCAGGACGCTTGCTGCCTCTTTTGATGAGTACGGCTCTCACCTCGGTTCGCCATCCCTGGCTACCATGGTGGAGCCGGAGCTCTCTGGTGACTTGGGGGGTGCTTTCATGGCCTCTCCGGTGGCAAACGGAGGCGGGGAGGCGGGATGTGTGCTCAACGTCGACTCGGCCCCGACCCCTCCCTTTGGGCGCCACGGCTCGGGCGGCTCGGGCAGACCCCCCAAGAAGCCGGCGGGGCGGAAGCCGGCGGCCAAGGCGTGTGCGGCCGCGGCATCGGAGGAGCTGCGGGGCGACCTGGGTGAGGTGCTGGTGTCGGTGGGAGCGGGCGCGAAGGCGAAGCGCTCCAAGGCGACCCCGGTGCCACAACGCCCCGAGCGCTCGGTCCAAGGCCAAGCTGGGAGATCTTTCTTCCCTGGAGAGCGCTCAGCTCCGCATCGCCGACAAGAACCTGGAGGTCTCAG GatcgaagaagaaagaagtgttCAAGTTTGA
- the LOC123092347 gene encoding uncharacterized protein isoform X2, producing the protein MLGEGARAVATHDTTVSVSPLVRTLAASFDEYGSHLGSPSLATMVEPELSGDLGGAFMASPVANGGGEAGCVLNVDSAPTPPFGRHGSGGSGRPPKKPAGRKPAAKACAAAASEELRGDLGEVLVSVGAGAKAKRSKATPVPQRPERSVQGQAGRSFFPGERSAPHRRQEPGGLRLGLRWGNHVMRSV; encoded by the exons ATGCTTGGTGAGGGCGCGCGGGCCGTGGCTACACATGACACTACTGTTAGTGTCTCTCCGCTGGTCAGGACGCTTGCTGCCTCTTTTGATGAGTACGGCTCTCACCTCGGTTCGCCATCCCTGGCTACCATGGTGGAGCCGGAGCTCTCTGGTGACTTGGGGGGTGCTTTCATGGCCTCTCCGGTGGCAAACGGAGGCGGGGAGGCGGGATGTGTGCTCAACGTCGACTCGGCCCCGACCCCTCCCTTTGGGCGCCACGGCTCGGGCGGCTCGGGCAGACCCCCCAAGAAGCCGGCGGGGCGGAAGCCGGCGGCCAAGGCGTGTGCGGCCGCGGCATCGGAGGAGCTGCGGGGCGACCTGGGTGAGGTGCTGGTGTCGGTGGGAGCGGGCGCGAAGGCGAAGCGCTCCAAGGCGACCCCGGTGCCACAACGCCCCGAGCGCTCGGTCCAAGGCCAAGCTGGGAGATCTTTCTTCCCTGGAGAGCGCTCAGCTCCGCATCGCCGACAAGAACCTGGAGGTCTCAG ACTTGGGCTCCGTTGGGGAAACCACGTGATGAGGAGCGTATGA
- the LOC123092347 gene encoding collagen alpha-1(I) chain isoform X1, protein MLGEGARAVATHDTTVSVSPLVRTLAASFDEYGSHLGSPSLATMVEPELSGDLGGAFMASPVANGGGEAGCVLNVDSAPTPPFGRHGSGGSGRPPKKPAGRKPAAKACAAAASEELRGDLGEVLVSVGAGAKAKRSKATPVPQRPERSVQGQAGRSFFPGERSAPHRRQEPGGLSFGGRLAPPSPDRDAISAFIADLRSMAVRLSPPPPPPPPKPD, encoded by the exons ATGCTTGGTGAGGGCGCGCGGGCCGTGGCTACACATGACACTACTGTTAGTGTCTCTCCGCTGGTCAGGACGCTTGCTGCCTCTTTTGATGAGTACGGCTCTCACCTCGGTTCGCCATCCCTGGCTACCATGGTGGAGCCGGAGCTCTCTGGTGACTTGGGGGGTGCTTTCATGGCCTCTCCGGTGGCAAACGGAGGCGGGGAGGCGGGATGTGTGCTCAACGTCGACTCGGCCCCGACCCCTCCCTTTGGGCGCCACGGCTCGGGCGGCTCGGGCAGACCCCCCAAGAAGCCGGCGGGGCGGAAGCCGGCGGCCAAGGCGTGTGCGGCCGCGGCATCGGAGGAGCTGCGGGGCGACCTGGGTGAGGTGCTGGTGTCGGTGGGAGCGGGCGCGAAGGCGAAGCGCTCCAAGGCGACCCCGGTGCCACAACGCCCCGAGCGCTCGGTCCAAGGCCAAGCTGGGAGATCTTTCTTCCCTGGAGAGCGCTCAGCTCCGCATCGCCGACAAGAACCTGGAGGTCTCAG ctttggcggccgcttagccccCCCCTCCCCCGACCGcgacgccatctccgccttcatcgccgaccttcgctcgatggctgttcgtctgtcgccgccgcccccgccgccgcccccgaaaCCAGACTAG
- the LOC123092349 gene encoding GDSL esterase/lipase At4g16230 yields the protein MSPSHELQSGMASRFTLLACIGALFAGTAAVPPATFVFGDSLVDAGNNNYIATLSRANYAPNGIDFDGHQPTGRYTNGRTIVDILGQEMGLGGFVPPYMDPNTTGDVLFRGVNYASGGGGILNQTGSIFGGRINLDAQIDNYAKNRRDLMTQRGEVAAVSRLRGALFSVTMGSNDFINNYLVPVLSVPERAVTPPEAFINGMIAKYRQQLIRLYLLDARKIVVVNVGPIGCIPYLRDIMATGAGAGAGACAEFPNQLAQSFNRKLRAVVTELGAGLGGSRFVYADVYRIVSDIIANYKSHGFEVADSACCYVGGRFGGLAPCGPTSSYCADRSKYVFWDAYHPSDAANVLIASRILDGDPADISPVNVRQLLFDDA from the exons ATGAGCCCCTCACACGAGCTGCAATCAGGCATGGCATCCCGTTTTACTCTACTGGCGTGCATCGGCGCGCTGTTTGCCGGCACCGCTGCTGTTCCGCCGGCAACATTCGTCTTCGGCGACTCGCTCGTCGACGCCGGCAACAATAACTACATCGCCACGCTGTCCCGGGCGAATTATGCCCCCAACGGCATCGATTTCGACGGCCACCAGCCCACCGGCCGGTACACCAACGGCCGGACCATCGTCGACATACTAG GGCAAGAGATGGGGCTGGGAGGGTTTGTGCCGCCCTACATGGACCCAAACACCACCGGCGACGTCCTGTTCAGAGGCGTCAACtacgcgtccggcggcggcggcatactCAACCAGACCGGGAGCATCTTC GGTGGGCGTATAAACCTGGATGCGCAGATTGACAACTACGCCAAGAACCGGCGCGACTTGATGACACAGCGCGGGGAGGTGGCAGCGGTGAGCCGGCTGAGGGGCGCGCTCTTCTCGGTGACCATGGGCTCCAACGACTTCATCAACAACTACCTCGTCCCCGTCCTGTCCGTGCCGGAGCGCGCCGTGACGCCGCCGGAGGCCTTCATCAACGGCATGATCGCCAAGTACCGGCAGCAGCTCATC AGGCTGTACCTTCTGGACGCCCGGAAGATCGTGGTGGTGAACGTGGGGCCGATCGGCTGCATCCCGTACCTGAGGGACATCATGGCGACCGGGGCCGGGGCCGGGGCCGGGGCGTGCGCCGAGTTCCCGAACCAGCTGGCCCAGTCCTTCAACCGCAAGCTGCGCGCCGTGGTGACCGAGCTGGGCGCCGGCCTCGGCGGCTCGCGCTTCGTCTACGCCGACGTCTACCGCATCGTCTCCGACATCATCGCCAACTATAAGTCGCACG GGTTCGAGGTGGCGGACTCGGCGTGCTGCTACGTGGGCGGGCGGTTCGGCGGGCTGGCGCCCTGCGGACCCACGTCGAGCTACTGCGCGGACAGGTCCAAGTACGTGTTCTGGGACGCGTACCACCCCAGCGACGCCGCCAACGTGCTCATAGCCAGCCGCATCCTCGACGGCGACCCGGCGGACATCTCACCTGTCAACGTGCGCCAGCTGCTCTTCGACGATGCTTAG